The Acidobacteriota bacterium genome contains the following window.
GTTCGGTTCGTTGTCGGGCTGGGCGTCGTCGAAATCGCCGCCGCCCTCGATGGTCATCGAGCCGGCACGCTGTGGCATGCTGCGATCGACGCTGCGGCCGCTACCGCCACCGCCCACCGGCTCGCCACCGCCACCGTCGCCGCCGCCATCGCCGCCCTCGCCGCCTTCACCGCCGCCCATCTTGGCGCGCTGTTCCTTCAACACCGCCTTGCGCGAGAGCCGGATGCGATTGCCTTCGACGGAGAGCACCTTCACCAGGATCTGGTCGCCTTCTTTCAGCTCGTCGCGGATGTCGCCGATGCGATGCTCCGCCACCTCGCTGATGTGCAGCAACCCGTCGGTGCCGGGGAAGATCTCGACGAACGCGCCGAACTCTGCCAGCCGCACGACCTTGCCGAGATATGTCTTGCCCACTTCGGCGGTGGCACAGATGTCGCCGATCATCTGCAACGCGCGTTGCGCGGAAGCCTCATCGCTCGACGCGACTTTGACTAAGCCGCTGTCTTCGATGTCGATCTTCACGCCCGTCGCTTCCGTGATGCCGCGGACCACCTTGCCACCCGGTCCGATCAGCTCGCGGATCTTGTCCGTCGGGATGGTGACGGTGTAGAAGCGCGGCGCGTATTGCGAGATCTGCTTCGGCTGCGTGATCGCTTCCGCCATCTTGTCGAGGATGTGCAACCGCCCACGCAGCGCCTGCTGCAACGCCTCGCGCATGATCGCCGAGGTGATGCCCGGCACCTTGATATCCATCTGCAGCGCGGTGATGCCTTCACGCGTGCCCGCGACTTTGAAGTCCATGTCGCCGTAGTGGTCTTCGGCGCCCGCGATGTCGGAGAGGATGGCGTACTTCTCGCCTTCCTTCACCAGTCCCATCGCCACGCCCGCCACCGAACCGGTGAGCGGCACGCCGGCATCGAGCATCGCCAAAGTCCCGCCGCAGATCGACGCCATTGACGATGAACCGTTCGACTCCAGGATGTCCGAGACCACGCGCGTGGTGTACGGCCAGGCTTCTTCCGTCGGCAGCACCGCGGTCAGCGCGCGTTCCGCCAGCGCGCCGTGCCCGATCTCACGGCGGCCCGCGCCGCGCAGGAATTTCACTTCGCCCACGGAGAAGGGCGGGAAGTTGTAGTGCAGCATGAAAAGCTTCTCTTTCGCGCCTTCGAAGCCTTCCATGCGCTGCGTGTCGTCTCCGGTACCAAGCGTGGTGGTGACCAAGGCCTGCGTCTCGCCACGGGTGAACACAGCCGAGCCATGCACGCGCGGCAATACGCCGATCTCGCAAGTGATTTGCCGGATCTGATCGAACGCGCGTCCGTCTGGGCGGCGCTTCTGCTCCACCACCTGCTCGCGGAAGATGTTCTCCTGGAGCTGGCCGAAGTATTTGGAGAACTTCGCGCGCGCAGCAACGTCCGTCTCCGGGATCTGGTCTTTGAACTCTTTCTTGATGGCCTTGACCTTGGCATAGCTCTCCGCCTTGGGATACTTCTCCGTGTTCATCGCGTCGGCCAGCTGCGCGCCGATACTTGCCTTCAGGCCGGCGTAGTAGGTCTCGTCGTGCTCCACTTCGGAGACGGCGCGCTTCGCCTTGCCGACTTTCACGGCGAGGTCCTGGATCACGGCGCAGATCTTCTTGATCTCAGTGTGCGCAAAGTCGATGGCCTCGAC
Protein-coding sequences here:
- the pnp gene encoding polyribonucleotide nucleotidyltransferase, translated to MKQTASVELAGGKTLTLETGHLAKQAHGACVVRMGDDVVLGTACANADAREGIDFFPLTCDYREYTYAGGRFPGGFIKREGRMSDKETLTSRQIDRPIRPLFPEGFRCETQVIAFVLSADSENDPDVLAINAASAALAISDIPFNGPIGAVRVGVVEGRMIINPTYEEQRASLLNITVVGTQNGIVMIESGAKGVKEETVVEAIDFAHTEIKKICAVIQDLAVKVGKAKRAVSEVEHDETYYAGLKASIGAQLADAMNTEKYPKAESYAKVKAIKKEFKDQIPETDVAARAKFSKYFGQLQENIFREQVVEQKRRPDGRAFDQIRQITCEIGVLPRVHGSAVFTRGETQALVTTTLGTGDDTQRMEGFEGAKEKLFMLHYNFPPFSVGEVKFLRGAGRREIGHGALAERALTAVLPTEEAWPYTTRVVSDILESNGSSSMASICGGTLAMLDAGVPLTGSVAGVAMGLVKEGEKYAILSDIAGAEDHYGDMDFKVAGTREGITALQMDIKVPGITSAIMREALQQALRGRLHILDKMAEAITQPKQISQYAPRFYTVTIPTDKIRELIGPGGKVVRGITEATGVKIDIEDSGLVKVASSDEASAQRALQMIGDICATAEVGKTYLGKVVRLAEFGAFVEIFPGTDGLLHISEVAEHRIGDIRDELKEGDQILVKVLSVEGNRIRLSRKAVLKEQRAKMGGGEGGEGGDGGGDGGGGEPVGGGGSGRSVDRSMPQRAGSMTIEGGGDFDDAQPDNEPN